The genomic segment TCGGAGACCACCAGCTGTTCCACGACGTCCAGCCCGGCGAGAGTCCCGGCGTGGAAGGCGCCGATGCGGCCCAGCCCCAGGATGCCAATGCGCATGACGAGTGTCCCTTTCGAAAGTGCAGATGAACCAGGTTGACAGGCAGGTCAGTGGTCAGTCCGAGGCGCCGACGACGTTCTGGTCCCAGTCGATCACCGAACCGGTGACCACGCCGCTGCGGTCGGACAGGAGGAAGACCACGAAGTCGGCGATCTCGTCGACCTGGCCGAGCTTGCCCATCGGGAGGCCCGCGGCGGCCCGTTCCCGCCAGTCGTCGTCCGCGTCGTGGAACTCGCGCTGGATCGCGTCCTCGCCCTCGGTCTCCGTCCAGCCGATGTTGAGGTCGTTGATCCGGACGCGGTCCCAGCGGTGGGCGTGGGCGGCGTTGCGGGTGAGTCCCGCGAGGCCGGCCTTCGCGGCGGAGTACGGGGCCAGGTGCGGCGGGCCGCCGTGCGCGCAGTTCGAGCCGATGTTGACGATCGTGCCGGGCGCCGTGCGGGACACCAGGTGCTCGACCACGGCCTGCATGGCGAAGAAGGGGGCGCGCAGGTTGATCGCGATGTGCGCGTCGAACAGTTCGGGCGAGGTGTCGAGGAGCGAGCCGCGTGAGGTCAGGCCGGCCGCGTTGACGAGGCTGTCGACCCGGCCGTGTGCGGCGATCACCCGCTCCACGGCGCCGCGCACCTGCGCCGGGTCCGTCAGGTCCGCTTGGACGAACGTCGCGCCGGTGTCCGCCGCGAGCCGCTCGCCGACCTCGGCTCGGCGGCCGGTGAAGGCGACGGTCGCGCCCTCGCGCAGGGCCGCCCGGACGACGCCCGCGCCGACGCCCTGGCTGCCGCCGTTGACGAGGACGACTTTGTCCTCCAGTAGTGCCATGGGTTTTTCCTTTCGATCGGCTCCGGCGGGTCGTGCCGGGGCCTGTGGCGGGCTGGGCGTAGGGCCTTTCATGGCTTCCACAGCGCCTCCGCCTCTGTCAGTCTTGGGGCGCGGGGCCCCTCGTACAACCCGCAGCGGACCATCAAAAACCCATCATCCGGTTAGCCGTCGCCCACCATCGAGATCCAGGACACATCGCCATGGCGCACCCCTACACGATCCGGGAGATCGCCCGGCAGGCCGGGCTGAGCCAGGCCACGGTCGACCGGGTCCTCAACGGCCGGGGCGGGGTGCGGGAGAGCACCGCCCGTGAGGTGCACCAGGCCGTCAAGGACCTGGACCGGCAGCGGACGCAGGTGCGCATCGGCGGCCGTACGTTCATGGTCGACATCGTGATGCAGACCCCGGAACGCTTCTCCACGGCGGTCCGGGAGGCGCTGCAGGCCGAGCTGCCGTCCCTGCACCCGGCGGTCGTGCGGTCCCGCTTCCACTTCCGGGAGACCGGGTCCGCCTCGGAGATGGTGAGGGTGCTCGACCGGATCGGGCGGCGCGGCTCGCAGGGCGTGATCCTCAAGGCGCCGGACGTCCCGGAGGTCACCGCCGCCGTCGAACGGCTGGTCGCGGCCGGGGTCCCGGTGGTCACCTACGTGACGGACCTGCCGAACAGCCCGCGCGGCGCGTACGTCGGCATCGACAACCGGGCCGCCGGGGCGACCGCCGCGTATCTGCTCCGGCAGTGGCTGGGCGACCGGCCGGGCGCCGTCCTGGTGACGATAAGCCGCAGTTTCTACCGCAACGAGGAGGAGCGCGAGATGGGCTTCCGCGGGGTGATGCGGGCGGTCGCGCCGGGGCGGACGCTCGTCGAGGTCACCGACAGCGACGGCCTCGACGCCACGCAGCGGGACCTCGTCCTCGACGCGCTGAAGCGGGAGCCGGGGATCGCCGCCGTCTACTCCATCGGCGGCGGCAACACCGCGACACTCGACGCCTTCGCCGCGCTCGGCCGCGCGCCGCACGTCTTCGTCGCCCACGACCTCGACCACGACAACACCCGGCTGCTGCGCGAACACCGGCTCTCCGCCGTGCTCCACCACGACCTCCGGCAGGACGTGCGCCGCGCCTGCCAGGCCATCATGCGCGCCCGCCAGGCCCTCCCCGACGAGGGCCCGTTCCTGCCGTCGGCGATCCAGGTGGTGACGCCGTACAACATGCCACCGGGGGCCGGGGCCGTCACCCCCTAGCCGGGGAGGGCACGTCGGCCGCCGCGCGGCACGTACGCCGCTACGTCGGCGGTCGTACTCCGGTTGCCGCGTGCAGGTGTTTGCGCAGGGACGTGCCCGTGGCGGAGCCGAGGTGGCCGGCGATCTCGTCGAACGGGAGGTCGGTGGAGTCCAGGAGGTGGCGGTGGGCGTCCTGATCCACACCGCCGCCGGGGGAGTGGGGACACCTCGCCCTGCAGATCGCCCAGGCGCGCGGCGCGTACGTCATCGGCACCGTCGGCATGAGCAAGCACGAGCTGCCGCGTGAGCCGGGCGCGGACGAGCTGATCGACTACCGGAGCACCGACTTCGCGGTGGTCGACGGGACCTTCCCGCTCGCGGAGGTGGCCGAGGCGCACGCCCACGGGGAGACCGGCTGCCGGACGACCGGGAGGGTCGTCCTCACCGTTCGCCGCGTCCCTGCCGCGCTTCCTCTGGTCGTGGGGCCCCTGAGCCGGGCCCCGCGCCGGATCGGCTCGCGGCGGGCGGGCGCCGCCGGCAGAGACGGTCAGCTCGTGACGAGCTCGGCCGTCCGGCGCTCGGCGGGGGCCTCCACGGACACGGACACGGCGACGGTCACCGTCTCGGTCACGGTCGCCGGGGCCGTCGTCAGCGCGTCCCGGCCCTCCCGGTTGCGGAACAGCCAGGCGATGTCCCGCCCGAACGACCAGAGCAGCGAGCCCAGCGCCAGCGCGACCAGGCCGAAGCCCGCCGCGTACGGCAGCAGACCGGAGGCGGCGACCAGCAGGAAGACACCCTGGACCGCGGCGACCGTCTTGCGGGCCATGCTGTGCGGGAGGGAGTTGTTGAGCCACGGCATGACCTTGGCGGCGACGACGAAGACGTACCGCATGAGACCGATCAGCAGCACCCACGGACCCATCGACATGGAGACGTACACGCTCAGCACCAGGATCAGGAACGCGTCGACCTCCATGTCGAAGCGGGCGCCCAGCGCGGTCGAGGTGTTCGTGCGCCGGGCCACCTTGCCGTCGACACCGTCGAGGATCAGGGCCACGGCGGTCAGGCCGACGAAGAGCGAGACGGGCGGCGAGCTCTCGAAGGAGTCGGCCACCAGGGCGGTGACGGCGCCGACGAGTATCGCCCGCCCGAGGGTGACGCGGTTGGCGGGGCCGAAGGTGCGGGTCCGGGTGCGCAGCAGCGCGCGGTTGAGGACGGCCCAGGTGGCGAGCCCGAAGGCCAGCCCGGTCAGCCAGCCCGCCGGGCCCAGTCCGATCGCCGTTCCCAGGTAGGCGAGGAGCAGCACCTGGGCACCCGCGCCCACCGTCGTCTCCGACAGCAACAGTCGGCCGTCGTATGTGTTGATCAGGGCCACCGCATACCTTCCGAACGTGTGACAAGTGGATCATCGCCGCGTACCGTGTCCGCGACTCCCACCGCTGCGTACGTGGCGAACCGCTCGACCGTTCACGGAGACGCACATGAAACCGACAGCCAAGGCCTTCTGGCTACGCGCCCCGGGGCAGGGCGAGATCCGTGCGGAGACCCTCGCCGCACCCGCCGAGGACGAGGTGCTCGTCCGCGCGCTGTACTCAGGAGTCAGCCGGGGCACCGAGACGCTCGTGTTCCGCGGCCACGTGCCCGAGAACCAGCACGCGACCATGCGCGCGCCCTTCCAGGAGGGTGATTTCCCCGCTCCCGTGAAGTACGGCTATCTCAGCGTGGGGCGGGTGGAAGAGGGGCCGGACGCACTGGTCGGCAGGACCGTCTTCTGCCTGTATCCGCACCAGAGCCGCTACGTCGTTCCCGTGAGCGCCGTCACCGTCGTGCCCGAGTCCGTGCCGGCGGCGCGGGCCGTTCTGGCCGGGACCGTCGAGACCGCCGTCAACGCCCTGTGGGACGCGGCTCCGCTCGTCGGGGACCGGATCGCCGTCGTCGGCGGCGGCATGGTCGGCTGCTCGGTCGCCGCGCTGCTCGCCCGCTACCCCGGCGTGCGGGTCCAGCTCGTCGACGCCGACCCGGCGCGCGCCGACATCGCCCGCGCGCTCGGCGTCGACTTCGCGCTGCCCGAGGAGGCGCTGGGGGAGTGCGACCTCGTCGTGCACGCCAGCGCCAGCGAGCAGGGACTCGCACGCTCCCTCGAACTCCTCGCCGCCGAGGGCACGGTCATCGAGCTGAGCTGGTACGGCGACCGCCGGGTCGCCCTGCCGCTCGGCGAGGCCTTCCACTCACGCCGGCTCACCATCCGCAGCAGCCAGGTCGGAACCGTCTCCCCGGCCGGACGCGTCGGACGTACGTACGCGGACCGGTTGGCGCTCGCCCTGGAACTCCTCGCCGACGCCCGCTTCGACGCGCTCGTCACCGGAGAGTCCGCCTTCGAGGAACTCCCGGACATCATGCCGAAGCTCGCCGGCGGAGAGCTGCCGGGGATGTGCCACCGGGTGCGCTACGACGCCGAGTGAGCCAGAGGTCGAGCGTTCCGGTCGCCCCACCCGCCCCTGAACTGCCCGAACGGAACGCTGACCTCCGAAGAAACCGGAAAACTCGGCTGAACAACGGGTAGGGAGCAGCCGTACTACACGGCATGCCCCGGCCCGGGGGCAGACGCACCGCACTGGAGGGTCGTCCGTTGTTCAGCATCACCGTCCGCGATCACATCATGATCGCCCACAGCTTCCGCGGGGAGGTCTTCGGACCCGCGCAGCGCCTTCACGGCGCCACCTTCCTCGTGGACGCCACCTTCCGGCGCGCCGAACTGGACGACGACAACATCGTCGTAGACATCGGGCTGGCCACGCAGGAGCTCGGTGCCGTGGTGAGCGAGTTGAACTACCGCAACCTCGACAACGAGCCCGACTTCGCCCACACCAACACCTCGACCGAGTTCCTGGCCAAGGTGATCGCCGACCGCCTCGCCGAGCGGATCCACAAGGGCGCCCTGGGGGAGAACGCCAAGGGCATCGCGGCACTCACGGTCACCCTGCACGAGTCGCACATCGCCTGGGCGAGTTATGAGCGTGCCCTGTGACCGACGTGACCATCGACCGGGCGGCCGTCGGCACCGCCCAGGCATACGGCAGCGCTGTCCAGGCAGACGGGGGAGAGCAAGTGAGGCTCGGCTATGTGCCCGTGCAGAACGCGGCGCTGAAGAACGCCGCGATCATCCCCATGTCGCTGCGTTCCGTGCACTTCGTGATGCCGGGCGGCGTCGACGACCTGGCCCGCCCCAGCGGCGGCAACGCCTACGACCGGCGGATCTGCCTCGACCTGCCCGGCTTCGGCTGGCAGGTGCACAAGCACGCCATCGACGGCAGCTGGCCCAGCCCGTCCGAGACGGCCCGCGCCGAACTCGCCCGTACGCTGCGCGAATTCCCCGACGGCACGGTCGTCCTGCTCGACGGCCTGGTCGCCTGCGGCGTCCCCGAGATCATCCTCCCCGAGGCCGAGCGCCTCTGCCTGGCCGTGCTGGTGCATCTGCCGCTCGGTGACGAGACGGGCCTGGAGCCCGAACTCGCCGCCGAACTCGACGCCAAGGAGCGCACGACCCTGCGGGGTGTGTCCGCCGTGATCGCGACCAGCGACTGGGCGGTCCGCAGACTCGTGTCCCACCACGGGCTCGCCCCCGAGCGGGTCCATGTCGCCGCCCCCGGCGCCGACATCGCGCCCCTCGCCTCCGGCACCGACGGCGTCTCCCGGCTGCTGTGCGTGGCCGCCGTCACCCCGCGCAAGGGGCAGCACCGGCTGGTCGAGGCCCTCGCGACCGTCACCGAACTGCGCTGGAGCTGCGTGCTGGTGGGCGGCCTCGACCAGGAGCCCGAGTACGTCGACCACATCCGCACGCTGATCGCGAAGTTCGGCCTGGAGGACCGCTTCCACCTCGCCGGACCGCAGGCGGGCGCGGAACTCGACGCGAGCTACGCCGCCGCCGACCTCATGGTCCTCACGTCCTACGCCGAGACGTACGGCATGGCCGTCACCGAGGCCCTCGCGCGTGGAATCCCCGTCCTGGCCACGGATGTCGGCGGTCTCCCCGAGGCCGTCGGCCGCGCCCCCGACGGTGGCGTCCCCGGCATCCTCGTACCGCCGGAGAACCCCGCGGCCATCGCGGCGGAGCTGCGCGGCTGGTTCGGGGAGGCCGACGTACGGCGTCGGCTGAAGGCGGCCGCGCGCGGGCGCCGGGCCGCGCTGGACGGGTGGGCGACCACGGCCCGCAGCCTCGCCCATGTCCTGGGCCGGCTGCGGCACGAACCTCGGAGGGCCGCATGACCACTTCTGCCGATATGACCACAGCCGCGGGCGGACCCCGGTCCCAGGGGGCGACCGCTTCGGCGGGTGCGTCCGCGGCCGCCGGGCCGACGGGTTCCGCCGGCGCGTCCGGCACCGGCGGGGCCGCGGCCGTTCCCGGGGCGGCGCTGAGCATGGCGGGGCGCGGGGGCGGGACGCCGGAGCCCGAGGGGCATCAGTACGCGCCGCAGTGGCTGGAGTTGCGCGAGAGCGCCGACGCCGACGCGCGGGCGGTGGACCTGCTCGACCCCCTGCGGATACGCCTCGCGAACCTGCCCGGTCGAGCCACCGCGCTGACCGTCCACGACCTTGGCTGCGGGACCGGCTCGATGGGCCGCTGGCTCGCGCCCCGGCTGGACGGTGCCCAGCGGTGGGTCCTGCACGACCAGGACCCGAATTTGCTGCGCCTGGCCGCCGCGCGGGCGCCCCGCGCCGCCGCCGACGGCAGCCCCGTCACGGTCACCACGCGGCGCGGCGACATCGGGCGGCTGACGGCGGACGACCTCGCGGGTGCGTCGCTGGTCACCGCGTCCGCGCTGCTCGACGTCCTCACCCGCGAGGAGATCGAGGCGCTCGCCGCGGCCTGCGCGGGCGCCGGTGTTCCCGCCCTGCTGACGCTGTCGGTCGTGGGCCGCGTGGACCTCGTCCCCGCCCACCCCCTGGACGCCGAACTGGCCGAGGCGTTCAACGCCCACCAGCGCGCGAGTGATCTGCTCGGCCCGGACGCGATCACCATGGCCTGCGAGGCCTTCGCCCAGCAGGGCGCCACGGTCCGGGTCCACCCGAGTCCCTGGCAGCTCGACGCCCGGCACACCGCCCTCACCGAGGAGTGGCTGCGCGGCTGGGTCGGCGCCGCGTGTGAACAGCGCCCCGACCTCGCCGAGCGCGCCGACGCCTACCTCCGCGACCGTCTCCGGGCATGCGCGGCCGGCGAACTCCGCGTCGTCGTCCACCACAGCGACCTCCTGGCTCTGCCCCGGCCCAGGGGCGGAGCCTCATGACGGCGCCGGTGGAGGAGACGGTCGAAACCCACCCGCCGACGACGGGGGACCGCGTACGGGTACGCCCGCGCGGAGTCCGAGCCCGCGTGCAGGCGAGCGCGCCCGGGACCCGGGCGAGGGTGCGCGCGATCACGTCCGGCGCGGGCCCGCGGGAACTGCCGGCCGCCGTGGCGGCACCGGGCGGGGACCTGCGCGAGTCGGCCTCGGACGCGGGTGGCGAAGTGGCCTCCGCCACCGCGGACCGTCGTATGCCGTCGGCGGAGGCCACCGGCTCGGACGGCGCCGCCGACGCGACCACGCCGGCCCGCGGTGCGGCCTCGGTGGCGGTCGGCTCGCACGCCGCTTCCGACACGGTCACGCCCGCCCGCCCCACGGCCCCGGCGGAGAACGTCCCGGCGGAGAACGTCCCGGCCGGGAGCGGCTCGGACGTGACGTCCGCGAAGTCCCGGTCCGGCGGCCGGAGCCGCGTCGAGGCCGACGCGGTGCCCCGCGAGGCGACGGCCCGTGCGACCGCGAGCGTGGCCCCGCACGGGGCCCCGGCGGTGTCCGCCGTGACGCCGGGCGTCACCGCACCGGAGACCCCCGCCGCGTCCCGCCCCCGCTCCGGGTTCACCCGCGTCCTGCGCACCCACTTCGGCACGCTTGCCGGAACGGTCATCCTCGCCGTCGTCCTCTGGCGGATGGGAACCGGCGTGTTCGTGGACGGTATACGGCGGATCGACGGGGGAACACTGGCGGCGGCGGTCGGGATCGGCGTGCTCACCACGGTGTTCAGCGCGTGGCGCTGGTGCGCCGTCACCCGCGCGCTCGGGCTCCGGCTGCCGCTCGGGCCGGCCGTCGCGGACTACTACCGCGCGCTGTTCCTCAACGCGGCGCTGCCCGGCGGTGTCCTCGGCGACGTGCACCGGGCCGTGCGGCACGGGCAGAGCTCCGGTGACATGGGCCGGGGCGTACGCGCGGTGGTGATCGAGCGGACCGCGGGTCAGTTGGTGCTGGCAGCGGTGGGCGTAACGGTCCTGCTGGTGCTGCCGTCACCGGTGCTGGAGCAGACCCGCCACGCGGCGGGAGTGACGGTGCTCGCCGCTCTGGGCGCCCTGGCGATCTGCGCGGCGGTCCGGATGGGCCGGAAGCCGGGCGTGGGCGGAGGCAGGGGCCGCCGGGTCCGCGCCGTCCTCACCGAGGCGCGCGGCGCGCTGCTGAACCGCGACAGCGGATTCGCCGTCCTGATCTCGTCCGTGGCGGTACTGGCCGGATACGTGGCGATGTTCCTGCTCGCCGCACGCGTCGCCGGGTCCACCGCGACCCCGCTGGAGCTGCTGCCGCTCGCGCTGCTGGCCCTGATCGCGATGAGCCTGCCGCTCAACGTCGGCGGCTGGGGCCCCCGGGAGGGCGTCACCGCCTGGTCCTTCGGCGCGGCCGGCCTGGGCGCCTCCCAAGGGCTGACCGTGGCCGTCGTCTACGGTGTCCTCAGCTTCGCGGCCGCCCTGCCGGGTGCCCTCGTGCTCGTCGGGCGCTGGTACGGCTCCGTGCGGGCCCGCCGTCAGTCGACGGACGTGCTCGCGGAAGAGGGCGCCGACGCAACCGCTCCCGTCTCCCAGGTGTCCGAGGTGACCAACGAGAAGTACGCCCCGAAGGAATGGACGAACCCCGCCAGCAACTCCTTCCCCTTCGCGGCGGATGCCAGGGACGGACGGCCGATGACACCGGAATCGGTGTAGGCCGACATACCGAGGGAGAGGAGATGACGGCGGTCGTCGGCAAGGAAATCGGTGGTCTCGTGACCGGGCCGGACCAATTCGGGATGGCAATGCAGAAGTATGGAGGTCTCTATTTCTCCCGCATGCATATCACTGAGCAACGAGGTCTGTACGCCCGCCCGTTCGCGCGCGGCGTCCCAGTCCTCCATCGCCGGGAAAAGAGCCATTCGATGTCCCTCCGCGGTGGATTCCTGGACGACATTGCCCAGAACATAATTCCCGCCGTGACCGTTCACCACCACCAGTGCCTCGACGCCCGACCGGCGCAGGGACGCGGCGATGTCGCGGACCATCGCGTGCAGGGTCGTCGCGGAAATGCTGACCGTGCCCGGCCAGGCCGCGTGCTCGTGCGAGCAGGCGATGGTCACGGGCGGCAGGAGGTGCACGGGGTACGCGGCGGCTATCTCCCGGGCTATGGCACACGCGACGAGCGTGTCGGTGGCCAGCGGCAGATACGGGCCGTGCTGCTCGTAACTGCCGACGGGAAGCACCGCGACCTGTCGGCCGCCCTCCGCCCCCCGCGCGCGGACGTCCGAGGTGGTGTCCGTCGGAACAAGACTCGAACTGCTCATCTTTTCACGGCCTTTCGTCTCTGCTGATGCTCCGTCATTTTCGCATGACGCCAGGGCTTACCAGATAGGAACCAGATCATGACAGAAAATGTTGGTGTACTCGGCACGAATGCCCAGTCCTCCGGCGCCGTACGTGTGGTGAACGCCCCCCTGCCCACGACCTACGGTGACTTCGAGGCCGTAGGTTATCTCGACCAGGATCGCGGCGAGGAACAAGTGGCGTTGGTGTACGGCGACATCAGCGGCGGTGAGGGAATTCTCATCCGGCTGCACTCGGAGTGCCTGACCGGTGACGCGTTCGGTTCCCAGCACTGCGAATGCGGCGAGCAGCTCGACAGCGCGCTCAGGGCCATAGTCGCCGAGGGCCGAGGGGTTCTCGTCTATCTGCGCGGCCACGAGGGGCGCGGCATCGGCCTGCTCGCCAAGCTCCAGGCGATGAAGCTCCAGGCGGAGGGGCTGGACACCGTCGAGGCCAACCTCGCCCTCGGTCTGCCGGTGGACGCCCGCGACTACCGGGTGGCGGCCGAGATGCTGCACGACCTCGGCGTAAGGTCGGTCCGGCTGATGTCGAACAACCCGCGCAAGCGGGAGGCGCTGCTGCGCCACGGCATCGAGGTCTC from the Streptomyces sp. NBC_00310 genome contains:
- a CDS encoding SDR family oxidoreductase, whose amino-acid sequence is MALLEDKVVLVNGGSQGVGAGVVRAALREGATVAFTGRRAEVGERLAADTGATFVQADLTDPAQVRGAVERVIAAHGRVDSLVNAAGLTSRGSLLDTSPELFDAHIAINLRAPFFAMQAVVEHLVSRTAPGTIVNIGSNCAHGGPPHLAPYSAAKAGLAGLTRNAAHAHRWDRVRINDLNIGWTETEGEDAIQREFHDADDDWRERAAAGLPMGKLGQVDEIADFVVFLLSDRSGVVTGSVIDWDQNVVGASD
- a CDS encoding LacI family DNA-binding transcriptional regulator produces the protein MAHPYTIREIARQAGLSQATVDRVLNGRGGVRESTAREVHQAVKDLDRQRTQVRIGGRTFMVDIVMQTPERFSTAVREALQAELPSLHPAVVRSRFHFRETGSASEMVRVLDRIGRRGSQGVILKAPDVPEVTAAVERLVAAGVPVVTYVTDLPNSPRGAYVGIDNRAAGATAAYLLRQWLGDRPGAVLVTISRSFYRNEEEREMGFRGVMRAVAPGRTLVEVTDSDGLDATQRDLVLDALKREPGIAAVYSIGGGNTATLDAFAALGRAPHVFVAHDLDHDNTRLLREHRLSAVLHHDLRQDVRRACQAIMRARQALPDEGPFLPSAIQVVTPYNMPPGAGAVTP
- a CDS encoding CDP-alcohol phosphatidyltransferase family protein — its product is MALINTYDGRLLLSETTVGAGAQVLLLAYLGTAIGLGPAGWLTGLAFGLATWAVLNRALLRTRTRTFGPANRVTLGRAILVGAVTALVADSFESSPPVSLFVGLTAVALILDGVDGKVARRTNTSTALGARFDMEVDAFLILVLSVYVSMSMGPWVLLIGLMRYVFVVAAKVMPWLNNSLPHSMARKTVAAVQGVFLLVAASGLLPYAAGFGLVALALGSLLWSFGRDIAWLFRNREGRDALTTAPATVTETVTVAVSVSVEAPAERRTAELVTS
- a CDS encoding zinc-dependent alcohol dehydrogenase, which produces MKPTAKAFWLRAPGQGEIRAETLAAPAEDEVLVRALYSGVSRGTETLVFRGHVPENQHATMRAPFQEGDFPAPVKYGYLSVGRVEEGPDALVGRTVFCLYPHQSRYVVPVSAVTVVPESVPAARAVLAGTVETAVNALWDAAPLVGDRIAVVGGGMVGCSVAALLARYPGVRVQLVDADPARADIARALGVDFALPEEALGECDLVVHASASEQGLARSLELLAAEGTVIELSWYGDRRVALPLGEAFHSRRLTIRSSQVGTVSPAGRVGRTYADRLALALELLADARFDALVTGESAFEELPDIMPKLAGGELPGMCHRVRYDAE
- a CDS encoding 6-pyruvoyl trahydropterin synthase family protein; its protein translation is MFSITVRDHIMIAHSFRGEVFGPAQRLHGATFLVDATFRRAELDDDNIVVDIGLATQELGAVVSELNYRNLDNEPDFAHTNTSTEFLAKVIADRLAERIHKGALGENAKGIAALTVTLHESHIAWASYERAL
- a CDS encoding glycosyltransferase family 4 protein; the encoded protein is MTDVTIDRAAVGTAQAYGSAVQADGGEQVRLGYVPVQNAALKNAAIIPMSLRSVHFVMPGGVDDLARPSGGNAYDRRICLDLPGFGWQVHKHAIDGSWPSPSETARAELARTLREFPDGTVVLLDGLVACGVPEIILPEAERLCLAVLVHLPLGDETGLEPELAAELDAKERTTLRGVSAVIATSDWAVRRLVSHHGLAPERVHVAAPGADIAPLASGTDGVSRLLCVAAVTPRKGQHRLVEALATVTELRWSCVLVGGLDQEPEYVDHIRTLIAKFGLEDRFHLAGPQAGAELDASYAAADLMVLTSYAETYGMAVTEALARGIPVLATDVGGLPEAVGRAPDGGVPGILVPPENPAAIAAELRGWFGEADVRRRLKAAARGRRAALDGWATTARSLAHVLGRLRHEPRRAA
- a CDS encoding methyltransferase domain-containing protein; its protein translation is MTTSADMTTAAGGPRSQGATASAGASAAAGPTGSAGASGTGGAAAVPGAALSMAGRGGGTPEPEGHQYAPQWLELRESADADARAVDLLDPLRIRLANLPGRATALTVHDLGCGTGSMGRWLAPRLDGAQRWVLHDQDPNLLRLAAARAPRAAADGSPVTVTTRRGDIGRLTADDLAGASLVTASALLDVLTREEIEALAAACAGAGVPALLTLSVVGRVDLVPAHPLDAELAEAFNAHQRASDLLGPDAITMACEAFAQQGATVRVHPSPWQLDARHTALTEEWLRGWVGAACEQRPDLAERADAYLRDRLRACAAGELRVVVHHSDLLALPRPRGGAS
- a CDS encoding creatininase family protein, producing MSSSSLVPTDTTSDVRARGAEGGRQVAVLPVGSYEQHGPYLPLATDTLVACAIAREIAAAYPVHLLPPVTIACSHEHAAWPGTVSISATTLHAMVRDIAASLRRSGVEALVVVNGHGGNYVLGNVVQESTAEGHRMALFPAMEDWDAARERAGVQTSLLSDMHAGEIETSILLHCHPELVRPGHETTDFLADDRRHLLSLGMSAYTDSGVIGRPSLASAAKGKELLAGFVHSFGAYFSLVTSDTWETGAVASAPSSASTSVD
- the ribA gene encoding GTP cyclohydrolase II; translated protein: MTENVGVLGTNAQSSGAVRVVNAPLPTTYGDFEAVGYLDQDRGEEQVALVYGDISGGEGILIRLHSECLTGDAFGSQHCECGEQLDSALRAIVAEGRGVLVYLRGHEGRGIGLLAKLQAMKLQAEGLDTVEANLALGLPVDARDYRVAAEMLHDLGVRSVRLMSNNPRKREALLRHGIEVSEQVPLLITPCEDNITYLRTKRERLDHYLPHLDAVVRSS